A DNA window from Salvelinus fontinalis isolate EN_2023a chromosome 28, ASM2944872v1, whole genome shotgun sequence contains the following coding sequences:
- the LOC129826565 gene encoding transcriptional and immune response regulator-like, with translation MSNYVVSSDSCRVSPSVHGNKFDTAHRKKAVPNIFENVNQDALMRLFQKKGDMKAEERVRSIFSFAQDPAETAKALMALKQRKKDKFLQIVGMVRHMLKLR, from the coding sequence ATGTCTAACTACGTTGTATCCTCCGACTCCTGCCGTGTCAGTCCATCGGTCCACGGGAACAAATTCGACACAGCACACCGCAAGAAGGCCGTTCCCAACATATTCGAGAATGTCAACCAGGACGCACTGATGAGGCTGTTCCAGAAAAAGGGGGACATGAAAgcggaggagagggtgaggagcaTCTTCTCCTTCGCCCAAGATCCAGCGGAGACGGCCAAAGCCCTGATGGCGCTCAAGCAGCGAAAGAAGGACAAGTTCCTCCAGATTGTAGGCATGGTTCGCCACATGCTGAAACTGCGTTGA